GGTttttttgggtgttttttttttttttttttttttttaagttattgtCGGGCGCAATGCTCATATTATTACAGTGTCTACTTGCAAAAACTGACACAGTGGTATTGCAGTAGTACTGTTTTAGATCTGTTAACATTACCCTTTTGTTCCCATGTGGAAGGCTAACATTTTACTGTTTGTTATATGAAATCAATCTAGTCTCAAGTCACTCAGTCTCAGTTTGAGACCCTGAGTATGtgttgaatgtgcatgtgtaacaTTTCTAACTGATTATGTTCTGTGCACTGCTTGGCCTGCAGGCTGAATGCTCACTTTGAGGTGCAGGTAGAGGGCTCGGTCTCGCGCTCAGAGATGTACTCGGAGTACCTGGCCACCTGCAGCAAGACGGCCCGGAGCGGAATCCTCACCTCCTCGGGCTTCTACAAGTGCTTGAGGTAAGGCCCAGGCAGAGGCAGATTCTGCCCTAACTCTTCAGCAGTAAAACGGCATGAAGCTGGAGCCCTTTGCAACCACACCCGGAGGGAAACTCATCAgcagtttagtcagtgttcagCTCTCTGCAGACTGCATGCATCTCTTCAGTATCATTTCTTTGTATGTTAAATGGATATTTGGTCTTAAACCGTGATCATTACTTCTACTGTGTAAATGAATTGTACTGTGATTGCTGCTGTCTACAGTTGCTTGAATTGTCTAAATAGATATAACCCCATTGTGACTGCTGGCACATAGGACCTTGTCTATATCTTTCTATGAAGTTATATTTGCACAAATGGCTATGCAAATACAGTGTTCTAACCAAATGCCCTAAACGTCAAGCCGACACACTATGGCAGTGGTCAGCCTTGGTTAATCAAGACAGTtactttcactgtgtgtgtacaggaaagCATTTGCATTCTGAATACCTTCATAGTTCatcttttgggaaagcacagatgAACTGTAATAAACTGTTCATCGTTATGCCAGGATGATCTTCCCTAATCACTCGGTCAAACGCATGGATGACTCCAAGACCAACGGCCAGGCCCAGATCCACGTGGTTGGGATCCGGAGGCGATCCATCACTCTCCCCATCCAGCTGTactatcagcagcagcagcccagccCTGTTCCCAAGCACGAAGCCCCCTCTGAACCTCTACAGGCCCCCCTAACAGGTAAagccaaccccccacccccacctcagtGTTGCTGCTCCCAGCTGTATAGTTGACTGGTTATGCTTGGCATTCTGTGACTTGGTATGAAAAAGTAAATGTGCAGTCCTGTGTAAGATTTAGTTTGGTCTTCAAAGTCTTTGTTCTGACTTTTACCCATGattttctcactctgtctccccaCGCAGGCCTCCCCCCTGGCATGGGTGGGCAGTTTGTGCGGGCATCTGTCCCCAGCCTtacagccagccaggcagctcCGCAGGTGGCCTACGCCGTGCAAGCAGTGTCGCACCCGCCATCAGCCATGACTGTTCCCCCCCGCTTCTCGCCGGCAAATCCCTCCGGCCTGCTGATCCCCGCCGTCACGCCCACGCCGCCCAGGCCCGGCGACATCGTCAAAACGGCCATGATGCAGAGCTCCATCCCCACTGCCTCCGTGCCCCCCGCCATGCCCAACCACAGTGGGCTTCCTGCAGCCATGGCCCCACAGCACCACCAACAGCAGCCGCCGCAGCAGCTTCTGCACCACGCCCCCGTTACGCTCTTCCAGCAGGGGCCACAGCAGGCCCACATCTTCACGGGACGAGTCCAGGGCGTGTGTCCTCCAGGCCCGGGCCAGCGCCTCCCCCAGTCCGGCGCCACTTCCCAGGAGTCGGTGGTCCTGGCCTCACCGCCGCAGTTCGCCAGCACGCCCTCAATAGTAGCCGGCGGGCAGGTGTTCACTGTCGCCGGTGTCCAGAACACGCAGGGTTCCAGGGTCACCTTCCAGAACATCGCCCCCAAACCCGCACCTCAGCCCCAGGGGGTTCCtaaccaacagcagcagcaaacccaacagcagcagcagccacagcagcaaAATGTGGTCATCGTAAGCCCCAACCCGCAGCCAAACCCAGCATTTGCCCCGGCCATCCACCAGATAGTGCTGACCAACCCCTCGGGCATGCCCACCGCTCAAACCATTCAGTTGGCCGGGCAGCCGTCCAGCTCCCCTGCTCCTCCCTCCTCGCACTGCCCCCAGACCTCCGGTCCCCTGCCACAGGGCATGGGCTCGCCCTCGCATCCGGGCCAGGGCCCCCCTCCCACTGTCAGTCAGATGCTCTCCGTCAagcgccagcagcagcagcacctccagACGTACCCACCGCCCCCACCTCCTGGCCAGCCTACCTCTGCGGAGTCCAGCCTGATCAAACAGTTACTGCTTCCAAAGCGCGGGCCCTCCACACCCGGAGGGAAACTCATCCTCCCCGCCCCCCAGGTCCCTCCCCCCAGCAGCACGAGGGCACCCAGCCCGCAGGTGGTCTACCAGGTGTCCCCCGGCAGCCAGAGCACGCCGCAGCCCCAGCAGCTCAATGTGCAGTTGGTCCAAAGCCCACTGCAGGCCCAGGGCCCCGTACAGACTGTCCCCATCTCCAACCTGCAGCTTCTGCCTGGCCAGCTCATCTCCACCAGCACCCCGGCCACCATCCTCCAAGGTACGCCCACCAACCAGGTCACGTTCACGGTAGTGCCAAACGCTGGCTTCTCCGCCACAGGGGTAGCCCAGGGCGTGCCGTCGCCGCTGACGTCGCAGACGGGCCTGCCTGTCAGCGGAGCCCCGCCCTCGTTGGGGGTACAGGTGCAGCCCGTGACCCCACTCCAGCCCCCTCCTGGGGCCACGCCCCCCATCTCCGTGCCGCCGTTCCGAGCGGACAAGATCATCTGccaaaaggaggaagaggccaaAGACGCCACGGGGCTCCACATCCACGAGCGCAAGATCGAGGTGGTGGAGAACTCCTCCCTGGGCGAGGGAGCCAAAACCAGCAACGGGGACGTGGCGGAGCCCAAGGGCCCCGGGGCCAAGCTGCTCAACGGGAGGAAGTGCGTTGACTCGAGTCTACCTCTGTACCACTCAGGGAACAGCCAGCCGGCCGGCGCTCAGGGCACACAGACAAGTGTCAACGGCCCTGCAGTGGAGGCCGGCGATGCTGCCAGCACTGGGAAGCTGAGCCCTGCTGGCCAGACTCAAGACCCCCGAAAGCTCCTGGTCAACGGGGTTTGCGATTTCGACCGAGGGGACATTATGGGCTCGGGCACCCACCTCGGCAAAAACATTCCAAATCACAAAGCTTCCAAACACGTGGGGAACGGGGAGGTGGCCCCGTCTCCCAAAGGGCACGGAGCGGTGCTGGGCGCGGACTCTATTCCTCAACCTCAGCAGGACACTGCCAAAGCAGAGCCGGCGGAGCGTGTGGCCAACGGGCCCAAGAGTGTGGGCCGCGGCGCCGAGCTCTCCAACGGGCCCTCGGGGCAGAACTATGCcgctcccactccccacctGCGGCTCCAgcagcccccccaccaccaccactcgcCGCCCCTCCTGCCCGCAGCCAGTGGAACCTTCCAGAATCCTTACGGGTCTGAAGTGAAACCCCAGCCACAGCCAGCGAACGGAGCTAGCGAGAACCGGGCGCTCAAGCGACCCGCAGAAGATGGGGAGCGGGGGCCCCAGTCCGGCATCCCCAGCAAAGTGGGCGTGCGGATAGTCACCATCAGCGACCCCAACAATGCTGGGCACAGCGCCACCATGGTGGCCGTGCCGGCCGGTGCCGACCCAAGCACAGTAGCAAAAGTAGCAATAGAGAACGCAGCGCAGCAGAAGCCCTCATCGCAGCAGGAGACGGCTCCTCAGGTAAGGCTGtcagaacacactcactcactcgcacgcactcacacagactctcacacacacactttcactcacacacactcaccctcatcacacacgcacgcacgcactcacacagactcacacacacacacacacacacgcacgcactcacacagactctcacacacacactcaccctcatcacacacacacacacgcacgcacgcactcacacagactctcacacacacacacgcacgcacgcactcacacagactctcacacacacacacacacgcacacacgcacgcacgcactcacacagactctcacacacaccctcacccccccacacacatacacacacacacacaccctcgccacacacacacactcactcactcactcactcactcactcactcactcactcactcactcactcactcactcactcactcacaccctcaccccacacacacgcacgcactcacacagactctcacacacacactcaccctcatcacacacgcacgcactcacacagactctcacacacacgcacacacacgcacgcacgcacgcactcacacagactctcacacacaccctcaccccccacacacacacacacacacacacacacatacacacacacacaccctcaccacacacacacacacacacactcactcactcacaccctcaccccacacacacacacacacacactcaccc
The sequence above is drawn from the Clupea harengus chromosome 16, Ch_v2.0.2, whole genome shotgun sequence genome and encodes:
- the arid2 gene encoding AT-rich interactive domain-containing protein 2 isoform X1, with product MVFAFPDVMRCIHYVCVICALPSTDLLVRLVSIDLHTFGPDALTAVKLIEHQASSSQVAEVRPQLVEHVPSPMQGTPGPAPRVPVQSTAPPGIVELDGEKFTLQWLNAHFEVQVEGSVSRSEMYSEYLATCSKTARSGILTSSGFYKCLRMIFPNHSVKRMDDSKTNGQAQIHVVGIRRRSITLPIQLYYQQQQPSPVPKHEAPSEPLQAPLTGLPPGMGGQFVRASVPSLTASQAAPQVAYAVQAVSHPPSAMTVPPRFSPANPSGLLIPAVTPTPPRPGDIVKTAMMQSSIPTASVPPAMPNHSGLPAAMAPQHHQQQPPQQLLHHAPVTLFQQGPQQAHIFTGRVQGVCPPGPGQRLPQSGATSQESVVLASPPQFASTPSIVAGGQVFTVAGVQNTQGSRVTFQNIAPKPAPQPQGVPNQQQQQTQQQQQPQQQNVVIVSPNPQPNPAFAPAIHQIVLTNPSGMPTAQTIQLAGQPSSSPAPPSSHCPQTSGPLPQGMGSPSHPGQGPPPTVSQMLSVKRQQQQHLQTYPPPPPPGQPTSAESSLIKQLLLPKRGPSTPGGKLILPAPQVPPPSSTRAPSPQVVYQVSPGSQSTPQPQQLNVQLVQSPLQAQGPVQTVPISNLQLLPGQLISTSTPATILQGTPTNQVTFTVVPNAGFSATGVAQGVPSPLTSQTGLPVSGAPPSLGVQVQPVTPLQPPPGATPPISVPPFRADKIICQKEEEAKDATGLHIHERKIEVVENSSLGEGAKTSNGDVAEPKGPGAKLLNGRKCVDSSLPLYHSGNSQPAGAQGTQTSVNGPAVEAGDAASTGKLSPAGQTQDPRKLLVNGVCDFDRGDIMGSGTHLGKNIPNHKASKHVGNGEVAPSPKGHGAVLGADSIPQPQQDTAKAEPAERVANGPKSVGRGAELSNGPSGQNYAAPTPHLRLQQPPHHHHSPPLLPAASGTFQNPYGSEVKPQPQPANGASENRALKRPAEDGERGPQSGIPSKVGVRIVTISDPNNAGHSATMVAVPAGADPSTVAKVAIENAAQQKPSSQQETAPQQSVSAAMPMAPAVPQPLQGSSASPSPSLGGPQATAVPQEQARKPGQNFKCLWQSCKRWFETPSQVFYHAATQHGGKEAYPGTCLWEGCEPFPRQRLSFITHLQDKHCSRDALIAGLKLEEQRQSGNQNTSKSPPVAASSPTPRAQKAIVNHPSAALMALRRGSRNLVFRDFTDDKEGPMTKHIRLTAALTLKNVAKYSDDGRRLVKRHECHLSVLALSNMEVSTTLAKCLYELTHTLQA
- the arid2 gene encoding AT-rich interactive domain-containing protein 2 isoform X2 — protein: MVFAFPDVMRCIHYVCVICALPSTDLLVRLVSIDLHTFGPDALTAVKLIEHQASSSQVAEVRPQLVEHVPSPMQGTPGPAPRVPVQSTAPPGIVELDGEKFTLQWLNAHFEVQVEGSVSRSEMYSEYLATCSKTARSGILTSSGFYKCLRMIFPNHSVKRMDDSKTNGQAQIHVVGIRRRSITLPIQLYYQQQQPSPVPKHEAPSEPLQAPLTGLPPGMGGQFVRASVPSLTASQAAPQVAYAVQAVSHPPSAMTVPPRFSPANPSGLLIPAVTPTPPRPGDIVKTAMMQSSIPTASVPPAMPNHSGLPAAMAPQHHQQQPPQQLLHHAPVTLFQQGPQQAHIFTGRVQGVCPPGPGQRLPQSGATSQESVVLASPPQFASTPSIVAGGQVFTVAGVQNTQGSRVTFQNIAPKPAPQPQGVPNQQQQQTQQQQQPQQQNVVIVSPNPQPNPAFAPAIHQIVLTNPSGMPTAQTIQLAGQPSSSPAPPSSHCPQTSGPLPQGMGSPSHPGQGPPPTVSQMLSVKRQQQQHLQTYPPPPPPGQPTSAESSLIKQLLLPKRGPSTPGGKLILPAPQVPPPSSTRAPSPQVVYQVSPGSQSTPQPQQLNVQLVQSPLQAQGPVQTVPISNLQLLPGQLISTSTPATILQGTPTNQVTFTVVPNAGFSATGVAQGVPSPLTSQTGLPVSGAPPSLGVQVQPVTPLQPPPGATPPISVPPFRADKIICQKEEEAKDATGLHIHERKIEVVENSSLGEGAKTSNGDVAEPKGPGAKLLNGRKCVDSSLPLYHSGNSQPAGAQGTQTSVNGPAVEAGDAASTGKLSPAGQTQDPRKLLVNGVCDFDRGDIMGSGTHLGKNIPNHKASKHVGNGEVAPSPKGHGAVLGADSIPQPQQDTAKAEPAERVANGPKSVGRGAELSNGPSGQNYAAPTPHLRLQQPPHHHHSPPLLPAASGTFQNPYGSEVKPQPQPANGASENRALKRPAEDGERGPQSGIPSKVGVRIVTISDPNNAGHSATMVAVPAGADPSTVAKVAIENAAQQKPSSQQETAPQSVSAAMPMAPAVPQPLQGSSASPSPSLGGPQATAVPQEQARKPGQNFKCLWQSCKRWFETPSQVFYHAATQHGGKEAYPGTCLWEGCEPFPRQRLSFITHLQDKHCSRDALIAGLKLEEQRQSGNQNTSKSPPVAASSPTPRAQKAIVNHPSAALMALRRGSRNLVFRDFTDDKEGPMTKHIRLTAALTLKNVAKYSDDGRRLVKRHECHLSVLALSNMEVSTTLAKCLYELTHTLQA